The Aedes albopictus strain Foshan chromosome 1, AalbF5, whole genome shotgun sequence genomic interval tcgacgaaaaaatacgctattatACCGGTTTTAGTAggatagcgtattttttcgtcgaaaaaaatttcatgttttttggtcccataccatttttgacaactttaggccccttgagggactacttagccttgagatatggacttcaaattttgacacgatcatttcttagctaaaacgatcattttccactaacgaacttataacatttctattttttgctaaataagggacggcctcTTGGGCATAGTGAGTGTATCTTCGGGCCTGCAAcacaatatacaggggatggccaaaatgtttgggataggcaactttttttctcccacaaaaaaattcaacatgctgtaacttttcatagagtgcaacaaaaaatctcaaattttgactgtttgtcaacctattatatgtgcttcattggtacaaattttggctcgattgatcaatctttcgcaaagttagatccgttcgggtaaaacactatttttcagacaactcattttgagctgtcatatctcggaaaccagtgaaccgaattgaataaatttttgaacgtttatcaacaatatattgatacttaatacgacgttataaaatgtaatattttctaacggctaattaagttataccgggttgaaatttttacccatatagaggagaataagtcaaatttacaataccacacaaaaattattaaatgtgttcttccttcaatctaaataggctctaatatatctgattagagataatttgagaacagaaatggaaaatctttggatatcaacactaaaatttattgacattgatgtgaaaaaatacattttttcgagaaaaatccaaaaagtgtcaattcatgataactttttttaacgtttaaaaagtacctatgttttaatagttagtgaagcatttacatattgttagtgtacgttcaaaatttcattcaatgcggttcactggtttccgagatatgacagctcaaaaatgagatgtctgaaaaatagggttttacccgaacggttctaactttgcgaaagattaatcaatcgagcccaaatttgtaccaatgatgcacatataataggttgacaaccagtcaaaatttaacatttttttatgcgctctatgaaaagttatagcatgttgaacttttttgtgagaaaaaaaagttgcctatcccaaacattttggccatcccctgtacacacacagaaaaaactgttgtgtaatatgtattacatctgaactgctgcaacccgatcaatacgtcggttgcatgaatattacatcggacgatgcagacataagaacaaaagattttacatcaaaacgatgtaatcgtacataggaatcgtgatcacattgattatttagtacatcggaatgaattacatcgggcgggttgcatttattttttgctgagCATGCTAAATTatcattagcagaggaagctctcagttcattttaataactgtggaagtgctcatagaccaGCTGAGAAGAAGATTATGTCCCAGctgggacgtaacgccaagaaaaaggtATTACATTTTCTGGATTATATGCGAAAAGGGCTCGAAACAAGATCCCCTGTCCAAATGGTGCCGCACCATACAACAAAATACCAAACGAATAACGCTAGAACTAAACATTTTGATAAAACTAAGTTATATTCAATTAACAATGAGTAACTTGTTGTTTTTCGGACTTACCTTATGTACAAACAAAAATCCTAACTCAATTTTCTATCCTCCTTCCATATCAACTCAAACGACATCATAAGTCTCCAGAATGCTTTTCATTGGTGACTTTGCGCATTATCGACTGGTTTGTTCGCTTTGTCATTAGGGAGTTTTGTAGGTCAAATTGCCTAAAACTCGGTCGTAtagttcagcttggttgggaaagattcgAGGCAAAATTAGAATTCAACAGGTGTAAAAAAgctaaagacgaagagaacaaaactgttgAAAATACAAAAGTACTTCTATTACTATCTAGGGCCCCTAGGGGACTAGCCTAGGGGATAGACAAGTTGATCGGGGCAGGCAACATTTTCACTCTTGAAgcaatggtcaactagctgtaactttctgTGTTATCAAAAACTTTTTAATTTTTACCGAATGTTATCAACAGTTGTCAACTAATTattagttgtctatcaatggctCAAACTTGTAAAATGtagggctattctacatgaaattaGAAATATTCTAGTAAGTGACATAATTATCGAATAGCCAAATTTAAACtgttatctccggattcaatgaactgattgcaatggaatttttatttttttctggctttatgactaatataatggcTTTGAAAAACTATTGTCTTAActtaaaattacacagaaaaaaattatgGCGATTACTTTTCTTTCTAATATAACAACCAAGTTAGCCAAAACTttaacatcatttcaaaattcaagatgataaTTACAATTCATTTTAATTccacttgaatataaatattctgTAATTCTGTAATCTCAACGCATCCTCTGGCCCCTTTGCCTATCTGCGCTTTCCCCTCCGCTGAGCAATACGTCTACTAGATGAAACACGACGATGTTACAAACTCTGGACTTCATAAAAAGTGAGTTTCTAATACCGTTGGTCTAGCCGACTAGACCTTCACCTACGGCACAAGTGTCCGATCCTTAGGGGACGGTGTGTGTTTCATTTTGGTAAGACAATAGATTTGTTGCGCACTGCTGTTTCTAGATCAACGGCGTTCTGCAATGCAATTATGGTAACAGAGTCTAGTTATGATTACTTTTCAGAGAACCTAGTTATTTACAAGCCAAGCAGTAGTACCGGTACTAGTACCGAGCTTGTATTTCTAGAACTAATAGGACTTAGCTCTTCTTACTAGTTTTGAAGCTTTTGTAAACTTGAAGTTGAATTGTCTAGTAGTTATTATCTAATTCCGCTAAAACGCTCGTTAGCCAGCTTGTAATTGTAAAAAGAATTTAATTAGTGAATTTTGACGTAGTTAATTAATGCCGGATTAGAAACAGCAGATGCGGTTCGCCAAGAGGTCATCCACTAATCAGTTATGTAAAACTATGGGACGGACAAGATATGTGAATTCTCGCAATTATTAATATTACTACCGATGGAAGGAGGAAGTGAGAGTCAAGGGGACTAGCTCGATTGTGGATGATCTCTTGCGGCTGTAAAAGAAGGCTGATTAATGTTAGTTAGTTTACCCTTTTCCTTCGCACGACTGGTatgattattgattgaacaaagaTTGCTATTCTTGGTGTAAATTTGAGTCAATCTAATTGAAACTAGCTTTAAAGCAGATTAATTGATAGTAGACTTAGTTTCATTGATCATGGAAGATTCTACCGTTACCGTTCTTAATTGTTGAGAATTCAATTGTTGTTGCTATTAATTATTTATGTTCACATGCCATTGTGTAATATTGAACTGGCTTGTCTTTAATGAATCAATGTAGCTCCGGAGCAACCGTGGGAAAGAGAGGGTCATTAAAATTTGTTAGGATACTCATGTGACATGGGCGACGGTTCCAGCGTGATGTCCTCAACGGTGGGTTGATGCGATTGTTGGTCATCACTATCAATCATCCATTTATCGGTTTGGCCTCCTCACTCGTTGTCGTCTTCAAGTGTAGTTCGTCTGGTGAAATGTAATAGAAAAACAAGGTGGGCCGCTCATATCCTCCGGCCCAGCAGCATTAGTAAACAATTACGtgaagttgtatcaaaattctacagagttttggggaaggggagggggaataaacatacttcttcctacacctagcagttcggatcttctgttcacactgtcactcccaaccttctttcagtgtaaaacgtttctggatctggaacaggtggtatcactttacgctactcttctatcattaacatagataactacttttaaaaataaaagttttgtcctactacttattttatacctgaaagatgttaattgatgaaatgtttcgttcagaaaatttcttattaAGATGTTACCTCTAAAACTACTTAACAAACACATATAgaaacgtgaaattgtattgaaaaaaaaaaaaaaaaaaagaaattgatcCTACtcttaaccctatcactggaacgcgtttgaagcaaattgatattgctaatgatttggttgggcattaacagttttttggtttcgacaatagtcacatactatgccctacgacattgacgattctattgtctatggctcacctttttagcgccacccagcagggacttggtctggtacccaattcagtatatccgctccacgtaatgtaccgaacttcttttgatttgtgatatattacgcggaacattactctcttcattctgatagcggctatgtaacccattggattaaaagcctccatcaaacatgaagcgattaatcggagactgaagactctataccaaatttggctcagagacaggtaatcagtgaggtcagtttttctcgtttgtcagagacgattgatacgtattaagacaaactttccactgcatctgccagcaataatcggtgatcgatcaacattccgagtaccccaatttacacaagaatgccaaggatcactgctcatgctttacaatacagttggaaaaactagaacaacacctggccacaatgatgcataaagcactaaagcggaccggaagtgttggtgagccagcccccacttgaatataaatatgttttcaaaACTAACTAAGTAATCGGCATTGTATTGAAAAAAGTCATGGGATGcatgttaaaaatagaccaaattaCTAAAAATTCATATAGGGGAAGTTACGTATTTTCGGCCTTCGTTATGGGGGGTATTGAACTTAAAATTTGTCTCAagtctttcccaaccaagctgttGCCATGTTTCAGACTATTTGACCGTCAAAAACCTCTCATGATTAAgagaacctgccgataatacccgtcACCCtaccgttataacttttttctacaattttgtTAAGGTAAACGTTTTTGAAAGTCAGtaaagtaaaaatttgaaaagctACGACTAGTcgatcattttttttaaagttagAATTTTGCCTGTTTCGATAACTTTGTCAATCCCCtgttactgcccccactcgcaaaacaggcccatatgaataggaaacccaacaaagatgggactgttatgcgagtggtggCAGTGTAGTTATACTTAGTTACATGACGgtgtttgatcgtttttttttaaataaaaataaaaatcactGTTTCACTCCATTCCGTAGGCCATTGAAACCAATCCATATTGaagttgcaagtcaccccgtttgagtATACTCGCCAACGAACATTTCAACAGGATTATTGATTGATCCAATCCAAAAAGCAATCAATACATTGTATGCTTACCTACGTATCTAAGGAACGATTGCAGCGGAAAAGCAGGATTCTAGCACAGAAACGATTCTCCTTCCTCGTCGATGATAAGTATTCCAGCAGTCTCTAACCAAAGCGGAAAATCATATGAAAGCGAAGATCCCACTTCAGTTACGCATTCTGAGGACTTTCCTTCAATGAACAAAATAACCGGCAACGCGTCAAGACTATTCTACGACTGATGACGAAAACAATCATTCCTTGTTCATAGTTATATTTTGCACATCGCCAACGACAATTTGGAGTATCAACTTGGATTGATCAGAATCGAGTGTCTCTTCTTGCTCCGAACAATATTCGACGTCATGCTCCTCCTAATGGCCTTTCTTTAGTTGTTTTTCCCCTGGTTATTCGAATTATTGAATCATATGCTTATAAATTTATTGTTTTACCATTGTAATTAATGTTATAGTTCatcatttattgtaattatttgaTGTGGTTACAATTATTGATTGCTTCCCTTCGTAGAGGACGATGGTGGAGGCATCTGGCCATTAACGATGACCGCAAAATAAGGATGTTCCATAGCTTCCCTTGCTGTAAGACGTTCGTAGTGATCATAACGAagtagtttatccaagaaatccaGGGCTTCTGGAGATACTAGATGTTGATTCTCGGAGTGCACGAAACGTTCCCATCGCTTCCGAGAGTGTCTTGAGAGGATATCATTGAAGCGTGGATCTAGCTCGATGTTGTATTTGTCGAGATACGCAAAGAGGTCTTCCGTACCCAAAACCTTGGCAATACGCACCAATTGGTCGTAGTTATCGTGACCATGGAAGAATGGTTCCTTCCGGAAGATCATAGAGGCAAGCATACACCCAAGTGACCACATGTCGAGTGAGTAGTCATACATTTGATAATCGACTAGCAGTTCAGGGCCTTTGAAATAGCGACTAGCAACACGAACGTTGTACTCCTGTCCGGGATGGTAGAATTCGGCCAAGCCCCAATCAATAAGCCGCAGTTTCCGATTTTCATGATCAATCATAACATTATGCGGTTTTACATCGCGGTGCATAATTCCCATGCTATGACAATAATCCAATGCCTTCAGCAGTTCATACAAATAGTACCGGATATCGTAATCCGTCAGGGTCTGGTAAAGTTGTTTGAAATCAGTGTTGTTCACATGCTCAAAGATCAGAGCCGGCGTACGAGAAACCGGATCCTTCACTACGGCCAGCAGAGTGATGATATTGGTGCCACCACGAAGATTTTCCAGAATCTTGATTTCCCGTTtaa includes:
- the LOC109402166 gene encoding casein kinase II subunit alpha produces the protein MTLPSSARVYADVNSHKPREYWDYENYVVDWANQDDYQLVRKLGRGKYSEVFEAIKITNNEKCVVKILKPVKKKKIKREIKILENLRGGTNIITLLAVVKDPVSRTPALIFEHVNNTDFKQLYQTLTDYDIRYYLYELLKALDYCHSMGIMHRDVKPHNVMIDHENRKLRLIDWGLAEFYHPGQEYNVRVASRYFKGPELLVDYQMYDYSLDMWSLGCMLASMIFRKEPFFHGHDNYDQLVRIAKVLGTEDLFAYLDKYNIELDPRFNDILSRHSRKRWERFVHSENQHLVSPEALDFLDKLLRYDHYERLTAREAMEHPYFAVIVNGQMPPPSSSTKGSNQ